In the Halorubrum ruber genome, GGGGTTCATGTCGCGGCCCAGCGCGTCGAGCGTCGCCGCCTTCAGCTTCGCGTGGTCGAGGAGCGCCGCGTCGTCGAGGTCGGTCGGATCCTCGACGTGCTCGTCCGGGATGATCATCGCGTGGCCGGGGTTGTACGGCGCGTTGTTGAGCAGGACGTAGTTGCGGTCGCTGCGCGCGACGATCCGCGCCTCGCGGGCGTCCTCGCGCTCGGGGAGCACGCAGAACGGACAGCCGTCGATCGGGTCGGCGTCGCGCTCGACCCACTCGATCCGCCACGGCGCGAAGATCCGGTCCATCAGTCGTCGAAGCCGTGGATGCCCGCGGTCGTCACCTCGACGCCGTCCTC is a window encoding:
- a CDS encoding HIT family protein, producing the protein MDRIFAPWRIEWVERDADPIDGCPFCVLPEREDAREARIVARSDRNYVLLNNAPYNPGHAMIIPDEHVEDPTDLDDAALLDHAKLKAATLDALGRDMNPDGVNTGQNLGGDAAGGSVDHLHTHVVPRWSGDTNFMPVTGDTKVIVEAIERTYDHLHDGFAADDAVVDSGDADAGDAVELDFDV